From Malus sylvestris chromosome 1, drMalSylv7.2, whole genome shotgun sequence:
GTAGAAGCACTCACCCTCAAAGTCACATCATAAAACACCCGTAAAAACTTGACAAAAACCTCCGCCTTGGACCAATCTTCTTCCGTTGGTGGTCCAACCCTTTTCCTCCCCTTGGTTTGGCAAACAATAATTACAccatcttcatctttttcatcTTCAACTTCCTTAAAGTAAGCCAAAAAGGGACTTGCTTCATCCTCCGCCATTGTAGCAAAGGCCTTCTTAAATTTCAAGGCTACATCCAACATAACAAATGTAGAATTCCACCGAGTAGGGCAATCAAGGCAAACTGTTGCTTTGCATGTCAATTTCACCCTATTCACGGCTTGCCTAAAAAGCTCCAATCTTTGTGGAGAGCTCCTCACGAACCTCACACAATTTCTTATAGCTAATAAACCATTATTTAGCCTCTTCATCCCATGACTCACAATTATGTTGGTTATGTGAGCGATGCATCTCACATGTAAATACTTGCCACCTAGAATAGCTTGTGAATTTTCCCACCTATTCATTTTCGTCATGAGTTGATCCAAAGCAACTTTATTGGCGGAAGCATTGTCCACTGTGATTGTCATAACTTTGTCTATCCCCCATTCCAACAAGCAACTTTCAATTAACTTTGCTATTGTGGTTCCATAGTGGTTAGGAATAACACAAAAGTTTATGATCCTCTTATGCATATTCCATTCATGATCAATAAAATGTGAAGTAAGAACCATATAATTGGTGTTTTGTGTGCTTGTCCAAGTGTCGGTAGTGAGACAAATTCTATGGGCACTTAAGGTTTTCTTCAAATATGCTTTTGATTCATGAGACATGTTGAGAAAAGTTCTCACAAGAGTTCTTCTAGAAGGCACTTTAAACAATGGAATACCAACAGCACAAAAAAGCCGAAACCCCATCTAATCAACTGTACTAAATGGCATATCATCTATGACTACCATCTTGACACATGCTTCTAACACACTCTCTTGTGAAAATCCAACAGCTACCAGattgttacctttacttttatCCCCAACCAAAACTTTTTGCTTTTTACTTCTATTCCCTTGGTAAAATTGACAATATCTTTCAATGTGGTGTCTCATGCTTGTGGTGCCATTAACTCTTGGTTCAGCTGCATAATCACCTACACTGTTCTGTTTTGGGCAATAATTACATTTAGCTCTCCTAAGTTTTACTTCGGCCAAATATTTCTCTCCCTTTTCATTGATTTTCGACTGTTTTTTCGTCACATAATATGTTGTAAAATGATCCCAAACCCAACTACGTTTTCTTGAATCAGAGTTACTTACTTTTTCATCTTCGCCCTCAGATTCAAAGTCACCTTCAACGTCTATTTCATTTTCCGAGTCAATTTCTATTGCCTCGTCCTCCGGCTTCTCAGGGGAGTCCCCCGTAGAAGAGTAACCAATCCCACTATGCTTGCTGGATTCTTCATATCTTGACTGAAATAAAATACGAAAGAAGAACATAGATAGATATTAGGATTTTATACTAAGAAAATAGATAGATATTAGGTTTTTAAATTGACTTTGTACTTCACATTTCTATTATACTGTAGCAGTAATCAATACAATTGGATATGTAATAGCTGAATAAATAGGGAGGAAGGCAAAATGACGCGATACGCACCATAGTTTGAAGTTCATCGGTTGAGAACGGGTTACAGTAGTGGTCCATGTTGGTTAAGAATGGATTAGAAGATGGATCTGAATAACCATCTTGGTTAAGACGCTGTCAAGTGCCAATTGGTGACCATGTTGGAAATAATAAGATTCTCTATTAATTTTCTTCTTGGTGTTGGCAGCAGTAATCAAACTTAAGCCCCAAACAAATCCCTTATGCTTGCTTCCCCTTTGACAACACTAAATTCTCAGCATTTCCAACCCCACAAAGGCTGTCAACAAGACACGGCTCATATACTAACTCTGATAGAGGAGACAACTTGAAGGCTAGCAATCCTTATCTCTGTGAAGGACCGTAATTTAGCAAGACAGCAAAGAAAAACATTTTGAAGCAATACAAGTCTCAACAGAGAtatcaaacaaaaagaaagcatCAAACGAAGAAAATTAAGAGAGGTGAGGGTACCTATGCCATGCTGCCTGTGATAATCAAACATCAAAGTTTCAGCAACTCGCTTTCCCTCGTCATAGCAACTCCTAACTCCTGTTTATGTTTCCAAACACAAAACCAATTAACATGTGCCACAAGTTGGTGCAAATGAAATGTTGACATTCTGAAAgatgtttaaattttttggttaGAGGGCAATGAGAAACCATATATAACATTATGTCACAATATAGATTGGATTACAATTAAAGAGATGGAATTTTAATAGACAACGCCCAGACAAAGAGAGAACAGattttcaaaaatgaaaacCGTACTAGGTCACTTGTGACCACATAACTTCATCTAACAACAAACCCAAACCTGCCTAACATTCGAATTAATCTAACAACAACatatatgaaattgaagacAGAGGATGAGAAATTTTTACCTCTGCTCTGGGTGTGTCGACTCCAAGATTGGAGGCAAGGCAGAGATGAAAGCAGTGACTCGCAGAGGTA
This genomic window contains:
- the LOC126606898 gene encoding uncharacterized protein LOC126606898, which codes for MHQLNNGREHRKSFPTRVIQKTYTFGFAPLELLGLHRHRVGLRLSAPPCISACERLLLHLLLPACIYLCESLLSSLPCLQSWSRHTQSRGVRSCYDEGKRVAETLMFDYHRQHGIEIRIASLQVVSSIRVSI